From Xiphophorus hellerii strain 12219 chromosome 9, Xiphophorus_hellerii-4.1, whole genome shotgun sequence, a single genomic window includes:
- the serpinc1 gene encoding antithrombin-III, with product MRTTSCWLLLALLPLLSSAQLLDICSARPKDLALEPRCVYRSPNPDEADEPTPEPRPVNPRVWELSKANGRFALALYKQMALSRTPDSNIFMSPLSISTAFAMTKLGACNQTLEQIMKVFQFDTIKEKTSDMIHFFFAKLNCRLYRKKDKTTLLVSANRLFGDKSLHFNETYQNISETVYGAKLMPLNFKTNPEAARITINDWISNKTENRIQDTLPSGALDSNTVLVLVNTIYFKGLWKNKFPKDNVMASDFFVDDSRSCEVNMMYQETKFNYKDLREEKVQLLEMPYRGDDITMVIILPNRGHPLSQVEQNLDQNKLKIWLDQMRETTVSVSVPRFRVEDSFSLKDKLQQMGLTDLFSASTASLPGILEDGSDSLFISDAYHKAFLEVNEEGSEAAASTAVVAVGRSLNLDREYFLADHPFLVIIRESKLNTLLFIGRVAEPCQQ from the exons ATGAGGACTACTAGTTGCTGGTTGCTTCTGGCATTGTTGCCGTTGCTTTCCAGTGCGCAGCTTCTGGACATCTGCAGCGCCCGACCCAAAGACCTTGCTCTGGAGCCGCGCTGCGTCTACCGCAGCCCCAACCCGGACGAGGCGGACGAACCGACCCCGGAGCCGCGGCCCGTCAACCCCAGGGTGTGGGAGCTATCGAAGGCTAACGGCCGCTTCGCCCTGGCCTTGTACAAGCAGATGGCCCTCAGCCGGACGCCAGATAGCAACATCTTCATGTCGCCCCTCAGCATCTCCACCGCCTTCGCCATGACCAAACTGGGAGCCTGCAACCAGACACTGGAGCAGATCATGAAG GTGTTTCAGTTTGACACCATCAAGGAGAAAACGTCAGATATGATCCACTTCTTCTTCGCCAAACTGAACTGCCGACTGTACAGGAAGAAAGACAAAACGACGCTGCTGGTCTCCGCCAACCGCCTGTTTGGGGACAAGTCGCTCCACTTCAACGAGACGTACCAGAACATCAGCGAGACCGTGTATGGAGCCAAACTGATGCCTCTCAACTTCAAG ACAAACCCGGAGGCGGCTCGGATCACCATCAACGACTGGATCTCCAACAAGACGGAGAACAGGATCCAGGACACGCTGCCGTCCGGCGCCTTGGACTCCAACACCGTTCTGGTTCTTGTCAACACCATCTACTTCAAG GGTTTGTGGAAAAACAAGTTTCCCAAAGACAACGTGATGGCGTCAGACTTCTTTGTGGATGACAGTCGCAGCTGCGAGGTCAACATGATGTACCAGGAGACCAAGTTCAACTACAAGGACCTGCGTGAGGAGAAGGTGCAGCTGCTGGAGATGCCGTACCGAGGAGACGACATCACCATGGTGATCATCCTGCCAAACAGAGGCCATCCGCTCAGTCAG GTGGAGCAGAATCTGGACCAGAACAAGCTGAAGATCTGGCTGGACCAGATGAGAGAAACCACCGTGTCCGTCTCCGTCCCGCGCTTCAGGGTGGAGGACAGCTTCAGCCTGAAGGACAAGCTGCAGCAGATGGGCCTGACCGACCTGTTCAGCGCCAGCACGGCCAGCCTGCCCG GAATCCTGGAGGACGGCAGCGACTCCCTGTTTATCTCTGATGCTTACCACAAAGCCTTCCTGGAG GTGAACGAGGAGGGAAGCGAAGCCGCCGCCTCCACCGCCGTGGTCGCCGTCGGACGCTCCCTGAACCTGGACCGGGAGTATTTCCTGGCCGATCATCCGTTCCTGGTGATCATCAGAGAGTCGAAGCTCAACACGCTGCTGTTCATCGGCCGCGTGGCCGAACCCTGCCAGCAATGA
- the stil gene encoding SCL-interrupting locus protein homolog: MSYPVNLQALPGEVLQQVFTPENMRRRRSVGSLAQLAFPKSRLALWDGSAAGQKLRLQLCSHRKPRLVLLEKALRLAQRHARHSNKPRLHCFLLGSLSVNEDEDGVTVTLDRFDPGRDQAGTAAPSALLPGDVLVPCVVVQSETPHDAVVQSEAELHHCFKALQQLVSSRQTLDLSQLLKVKVHVVCRQQADATTFSLSWSAVCPAVPLDVQPVRAVPIIPTALLRALTGVGRPAPPAGRQRGFLTMDQSRKLVLLLESDPKASSLPLVGLWLSGVTHAYNPQVWAWSLRFMFGSSLQDRVLSELGCFLLVVFGSTHRTPQFFQCRDSRPGPGAQLDFQLLTASQAATLYQVAPVDGGALRCELGPEDPSRQGEAFRTAHGAFSRATPPAAGPSVSDQDSGVEDEDFSPRPSPSPHPPAAQARRVQPSVPELSLLIDGSFSSNHSGGQHSGPAHRLPPANRKPASPTASSSAAQPPPLPHLHSTPNSNLQQPCACCSAHNCTSIFPSPALLPAAVAPQIQQSAPLPPSSFPKASSPLASSQHYTPKHPSTPPLPPSSCHQQTPPLPPFCSYKQTPPPLLPPCSHPSTPPLPPSLLPPCSHPSTPPLPPPPLPPCPHAPPAPLWHADSLARPPCGNPCCEKVGGVLTSDTYQLLLHQDQQLRLLQAQVQMLLEAQGKLQTSDPQVQTATPRSTASVAVGTGASLFWGQSPDRLLLQEEPEPKPDPRTPPSSSSSASASSHDLSLHKPEEGASCSPSDIHSTSGLQSPVLGESVSMYGPPAEQQSFYQNLMTQLSSRLQESDSRQEAEDDSNRKSPSASHHSQSSQLSSSSSDRERDQKKKKRSPDGDAVTRATLRRLQQLGVAVDTENLTESDKNRIRAVETASTLATINPAAVVSRLTVSEATGSGLFAGGSVDLSLEANAIALRYLSQSQLSRLSLGGHAPSGCGDSLLSPSNMSLATRKYMRRYGLIEEEEDDEEEVRGQEARQPLSDALNLKSLPQSQLIRELRPKMQLLAGTRTGAGEEKENRTVPVGRTGPNGPQPEGSVGNILDLSRLRQLPKLF, from the exons ATGAGCTACCCGGTGAACTTGCAGGCCCTGCCCGGGGAAGTTCTTCAGCAGGTTTTCACTCCAGAAAACATGAGAAGAAG GCGCTCCGTTGGTTCCCTCGCTCAGCTGGCGTTCCCTAAATCCCGCTTGGCTCTGTGGGACGGCAGCGCCGCGGGAcagaagctccgcctccagctCTGCTCACACAG GAAACCTCGGCTTGTCCTCCTGGAGAAAGCTCTACGCCTGGCGCAGCGCCACGCCCGCCATAGCAACAAGCCCCGCCTCCACTGTTTCCTCCTGGGGTCGCTCTCTGTGAACGAAG ATGAGGATGGGGTCACCGTGACCTTGGACCGCTTCGATCCGGGTCGGGACCAGGCCGGAACCGCAGCGCCGTCTGCTCTGCTTCCTGGAGACGTTCTGGTCCCCTGCGTGGTCGTCCAGTCCGAGACGCCTCATGATGCCGTTGTCCAATCAGAGGCTGAGCTTCACCACTGCTTCAAG GCTCTGCAGCAGTTGGTGAGCAGCAGACAGACTCTGGATCTGTCCCAGCTGCTGAAGGTCAAAGTTCACGTTGTCTGCCGGCAGCAGGCCGACGCCACCACGTTCAGCCTCAGCTGGTCGGCCGTCTGTCCTGCCGTCCCGCTGGACGTCCAGCCGGTCCGCGCCGTCCCCATCATCCCCACCGCCCTGCTGAGGGCGCTGACGGGCGTCGGCCGACCAGCGCCCCCCGCTGGCCGGCAGAGAGG GTTTTTGACCATGGATCAGAGCAGGaagctggttctgctgctggagTCGGACCCCAAAGCCTCCAGCCTGCCGCTAGTCGGCCT CTGGCTGAGCGGCGTCACACACGCCTACAACCCTCAGGTTTGGGCCTGGAGCCTCAGGTTCATGTTCGGCTCCTCCCTGCAGGACAG GGTTCTGTCTGAGCTCGGCTGTTTCCTCCTGGTCGTGTTTGGCTCCACCCACAGAACCCCTCAGTTCTTCCAGTGCCGAGATTCCCGACCGGGACCGGGAGCCCAGCTGGACTTCCAGCTGCTGACGGCCTCCCAGGCCGCCACGCTCTACCAG GTGGCGCCGGTGGACGGCGGAGCGCTGCGGTGCGAGTTGGGCCCAGAGGATCCCAGCAGGCAGGGTGAAGCGTTCAGAACGGCTCACGGCGCCTTCAGCAG GGCGACGCCTCCAGCTGCCGGTCCGTCCGTCAGCGATCAGGACTCTGGAGTCGAGGATGAGGACTTTTCTCCCCGACCGTCTCCGAGCCCCCACCCTCCAGCAGCTCAG GCTCGCCGCGTCCAGCCGTCCGTTCCTGAACTCTCCCTGCTGATCGACGGCAGCTTCTCCTCCAATCACAGCGGGGGGCAGCACTCTGGCCCCGCCCACAGGCTGCCTCCAGCCAACAGGAAGCCGGCTTCCCCCACCGCCTCTTCATCAGCGGCacagcctcctcctcttcctcacctccaCAGCACACCGAACTCCAACCTGCAGCAGCCCTGCGCCTGCTGCTCCGCCCACAACTGCACCTCCATCTTCCCCTCGCCAGCGCTCCTCCCTGCTGCCGTTGCTCCTCAAATCCAGCaatctgctcctcttcctccctcttccTTTCCGAAAGCATCTTCGCCCCTCGCCTCCTCTCAGCACTACACCCCCAAACATCCAtccactcctcctcttcctccttcctcctgtcatcagcaaactcctcctcttcctcctttctgCTCCTATAAACagactcctcctcctcttcttcctccatgCAGCCATCCGtccactcctcctcttcctccttctcttcttcctccctgCAGCCATCCGtccactcctcctcttcctcctcctcctcttcctccctgccCCCACGCTCCTCCTGCCCCCCTGTGGCACGCAGACTCCCTCGCTCGCCCCCCCTGTGGGAATCCCTGCTGTGAGAAAGTGGGCGGAGTCCTGACCTCTGACACctaccagctgctgctgcatcagGACCAACAGCTGCGCCTCCTGCAGGCTCAG GTCCAGATGCTGCTGGAGGCCCAGGGGAAGCTGCAGACCTCCGACCCGCAGGTCCAAACGGCGACGCCAAGGAGCACCGCCAGCGTCGCCGTGGGAACGG GCGCCAGTCTGTTCTGGGGTCAAAGTCCCGACCGGCTGCTCCTgcaggaggaaccagaacccaAACCCGACCCCAGAACCCCGCCCTCATCCTCCTCCAGCGCCTCCGCCTCGTCACATGACCTGTCGCTGCACAAGCCAGAGGAAGGAGCAAGCTGCTCCCCATCCGACATCCACAG CACCAGCGGCCTGCAGAGTCCGGTTCTGGGAGAGAGCGTCAGCATGTACGGACCtccagcagagcagcagagctTCTACCAGAACCTGATG ACTCAGCTCAGCAGCCGCCTGCAGGAGTCGGACAGCAGACAGGAAGCGGAGGACGACTCCAACAGGAAGAGCCCGTCTGCGTCCCACCACTCCCAGTCTTCCCAGctgtcctcttcctcatctGACAGGGAGCGGgaccagaaaaagaagaagaggagtccGGACGGCGACGCCGTGACCCGAGCGACGCTGCGGCGGCTGCAGCAGCTCGGCGTCGCCGTGGATACGGAAAATCTGACAGAGTCGGACAAGAACCGAATCAGAGCGGTGGAGACGGCCAG CACCTTGGCGACAATCAACCCAGCGGCGGTCGTCTCCAGGCTGACCGTCTCCGAGGCGACGGGCAGCGGTCTGTTCGCCGGCGGCAGCGTGGACCTGAGCCTGGAGGCCAACGCCATCGCCCTGCGCTacctcagccaatcacagctcaGCAGACTGTCCCTGGGAGGCCACGCCCCCTCCGGCTGCGGCGACTCCCTGCTGTCTCCTAGCAACATGTCCCTGGCCACCAGGAAGTACATGAGGCGCTACGGCCTGatcgaggaggaggaggatgatgaggaggaggtcagaggtcaggaggcCCGACAGCCGCTGAGTGACGCTCTGAACCTGAAGTCCCTCCCACAGAGTCAGCTGATCCGGGAGCTGCGGCCCAAAATGCAGCTGCTggccggaaccagaaccggcgCCGGCGAGGAGAAAGAAAACCGAACGGTGCCGGTGGGCCGGACCGGTCCAAACGGGCCGCAGCCGGAGGGATCGGTCGGGAACATCCTGGACCTGAGCCGCCTGAGGCAGCTGCCCAAGCTGTTctga
- the LOC116725893 gene encoding uncharacterized protein LOC116725893, which translates to MADIDAMFHQVYVSEKHVNFLRFLWWHHGDTSKPAQEFRMLVHLFGAVSSPSCANYALQRTADDNTQQFPAEVVDTIKNNFYVDDCLKSVPTEEDAVQMVKRLTELCSKGGFMLSKWVSNSRTVLMSIPEERRAKEIKNLDLDKDQLPVERVLGLQWSIETDEFKFRTSVQDRPHTRRGILSVVSSLYDPLGILAPFSMPAKLLLQELCRQNLKWDEVIPHSISRKWLDWLKDLQLISSFKVDRCIKPSCIRKPDKAQLHHFSDASQDGYGTVSYLKLEKNNISHVTFILGKARVAPMKQTTIPRLELAAAVLAVRVNKLLQKELQIQLEKPVFWTDSTTVLKYISSETRRFHTFVANRISVIREATDVNQWRYVSSKENPADDASRGMKAEEFLKCRRWINGPEFLHRSEEEWPKLEVDHHVIPADDPEVKRDLTT; encoded by the coding sequence ATGGCCGACATTGATGCCATGTTTCACCAAGTTTATGTCTCTGAAAAACATGTCAACTTTCTCCGTTTCCTGTGGTGGCATCATGGTGACACTTCAAAACCTGCACAGGAGTTCAGGATGTTGGTTCATTTATTTGGAGCAGTGTCTTCACCCAGCTGTGCAAATTATGCTCTGCAAAGAACTGCTGATGATAACACACAACAGTTTCCAGCTGAAGTGGTTGATacaatcaaaaataacttttatgtGGATGACTGTTTAAAATCTGTTCCCACAGAAGAAGATGCAGTGCAGATGGTGAAGAGGCTGACAGAGCTCTGCTCTAAAGGAGGATTCATGCTTTCAAAATGGGTCAGCAACAGTCGCACAGTGCTCATGTCAATCCCAGAGGAAAGGAgagcaaaagaaattaagaatcTGGATTTGGACAAAGATCAACTTCCAGTTGAGAGAGTACTGGGTTTACAGTGGAGCATTGAAACAGATGAGTTCAAGTTCAGAACGTCTGTACAGGACCGCCCACACACCAGAAGGGGCATTTTGTCTGTGGTCAGCTCACTGTATGATCCTTTGGGAATCCTGGCTCCCTTCAGTATGCCAGCTAAACTGTTGCTACAAGAACTTTGTCGACAAAATTTGAAGTGGGATGAAGTTATTCCCCACTCCATTTCTAGGAAGTGGCTTGATTGGCTGAAGGATCTCCAGCTGATATCCAGTTTTAAAGTGGACCGTTGCATCAAACCAAGCTGCATCAGAAAACCAGATAAAGCACAACTTCATCATTTCTCTGATGCAAGTCAAGATGGCTATGGAACAGTGTcatatttaaaactggaaaagaaTAACATCTCACATGTTACTTTCATTTTAGGAAAAGCAAGAGTTGCTCCTATGAAGCAAACGACAATCCCCAGGTTGGAATTGGCAGCTGCTGTTCTGGCTGTCCGAGTGAATAAATTGCTGCAAAAAGAGCTGCAAATACAGTTGGAAAAACCTGTTTTCTGGACTGATAGTACAACTGTACTAAAGTACATCTCCAGTGAAACCAGAAGATTTCACACCTTTGTTGCAAACAGGATCTCTGTCATCCGAGAGGCAACAGATGTGAATCAGTGGAGATATGTTTCCTCCAAGGAGAATCCTGCAGATGATGCATCCAGAGGCATGAAAGCTGAGGAGTTCCTCAAATGCAGGAGATGGATAAATGGGCCTGAATTTCTCCACAGATCAGAAGAGGAATGGCCTAAACTGGAGGTGGATCACCATGTAATTCCTGCAGATGACCCAGAGGTCAAAAGGGACCTAACA
- the zbtb37 gene encoding zinc finger and BTB domain-containing protein 37, with the protein MERSGSIQLDIPDFSNSVLSHLNQLRVQGRLCDIVVNVQGQSFRAHKVVLAASSPYFRDHMSLSQMSTVSLTVIRNPSVFEQLLTFCYTGRLCLQLADIISYLTAASFLQMQHIIDRCTQILEGIHLKISLADVDEATRDDDDVPPRAARPVRTMEAMVRGGGHHGGLRLLGARGGAEACEVISPAEEPLSPPPTVEHSGLAGPGATSSRASKEPILRINRAGQWYMETGSEPERTDSAEEGGGGGGGVDRIRIKTERMEDWIGAGGNQEEAAVAEEGGATVMIDTSGRSTLMTAPLGGLGTRSGQASSSFSETDRLSPTGSVVVLTERQRAKSESPSRADELRQPSSQGEEHAAFDMGGYEDYLREQVGDRWFRYNPRLTCIYCCKSFNQKGSLDRHMRLHMGITPFVCRICGKKYTRKDQLEYHIRKHTGNKPFHCHVCGKSFPFQAILNQHFRKNHPGCAPQEAHSASPETTTASVPSRGGGPSDEASPSQEEPEAGGGSNSGHYADGPQTSVSTTGPD; encoded by the exons ATGGAGCGCTCCGGCAGCATCCAGCTGGACATCCCTGACTTCAGCAACTCCGTCCTGTCGCACCTGAACCAGCTGCGCGTCCAGGGCCGCCTCTGCGACATCGTGGTCAACGTCCAGGGCCAGAGCTTCCGCGCGCACAAGGTGGTCCTCGCCGCCAGCTCGCCGTACTTCCGCGACCACATGTCGCTGAGCCAGATGAGCACCGTGTCGTTGACGGTCATCCGCAACCCGTCCGTGTTCGAGCAACTGCTGACCTTCTGCTACACGGGCCGCCTCTGCCTGCAGCTGGCTGACATCATCAGCTACCTGACCGCCGCCAGCTTCCTGCAGATGCAGCACATCATCGACCGCTGCACCCAGATCCTGGAGGGCATCCACCTGAAGATCAGCCTGGCCGACGTGGACGAGGCGACACGCGACGACGACGATGTGCCGCCACGGGCGGCCCGGCCCGTCAGGACCATGGAGGCCATGGTGCGCGGCGGCGGCCATCACGGCGGGCTGAGGCTGCTGGGCGCCAGAGGTGGAGCGGAGGCGTGCGAGGTCATCAGCCCGGCGGAGGAGCCACTCAGCCCGCCGCCGACTGTGGAGCACAGCGGTCTGGCGGGACCTGGCGCCACCAGCAGCAGAGCCAGCAAGGAGCCGATTCTCCGCATCAACCGGGCCGGCCAGTGGTACATGGAGACGGGCAGCGAGCCGGAGAGGACCGACAGTGCCGAGgagggcggcggcggcggcggcggcgtggACCGCATCAGGATCAAAACGGAGCGCATGGAGGACTGGATTGGAGCCGGAGGGAACCAGGAGGAGGCGGCGGTCGCAGAGGAGGGCGGAGCCACGGTGATGATCGACACGTCGGGCCGCAGCACGCTGATGACGGCGCCGCTGGGCGGGCTAGGAACCCGCAGTGGACAGGCGTCCTCCAGCTTCAGCGAAACGGACCG GCTCAGTCCCACCGGCAGCGTGGTCGTCCTCACCGAGCGCCAGAGAGCGAAGAGCGAGTCTCCGAGTCGAGCCGACGAACTGCGGCAGCCGAGCTCTCAG GGCGAGGAGCACGCGGCGTTCGACATGGGCGGCTACGAGGATTACCTGAGGGAGCAGGTGGGCGACCGCTGGTTCCGCTACAACCCGCGGCTCACCTGCATCTACTGCTGCAAGTCCTTCAACCAGAAGGGCAGCCTGGACCGCCACATGCGGCTGCACATGGGCATCACGCCGTTCGTCTGCCGCATCTGCGGGAAGAAGTACACCCGCAAGGACCAGCTGGAGTACCACATCCGCAAGCACACCGGCAACAAGCCCTTCCACTGCCACGTCTGCGGGAAGAGCTTCCCCTTCCAGGCCATCCTCAACCAACACTTCCGCAAGAACCACCCGGGCTGCGCGCCGCAGGAGGCCCACAGCGCCTCGCCCGAGACCACCACCGCCTCCGTCCCGTCCCGCGGCGGCGGCCCGAGCGACGAGGCCTCGCCCAGCCAGGAGGAACCCGAGGCCGGCGGCGGGAGCAACAGCGGCCATTACGCAGACGGCCCTCAGACCTCGGTTTCCACCACGGGGCCCGACTGA